The Thermotoga caldifontis AZM44c09 genomic interval TCTGCACCCATACCCGCGACATCTCCAACGTTGTCTCCCACGTTGTCCGCTATGACTGCTGGATTTCTCGGATCGTCTTCGGCTATCCCGAGCTCAACCTTCCCCACCAGATCGGCGCTGATGTCGGCCGTTTTGGTGTAGATTCCCCCACCGGCCTTGGCGAACAACGCCAGCGCGCTGGCTCCAAAGCTGAAACCGAGCACAACACTCGCCGCATCAGGATCCGACCAGCCCAGCAACACCTTGAACACGAAGAACAGCAACGAAATCCCGAGTAAGGATATGCCTACCACGAAGAGACCCATGACCGCTCCACCGTAGTACGCAACCGGGAACGCCGCCTTCAAACCTTTCTGTGCCGCAGCCGCAACCCTGACGTTCGCCTCAACTGCCGCCCGCATACCTATGTAGGCGGCGAGCGTCGTACACACGGAACCCAGCACGTAGGCGATCGCCATGGATAGGCCTATACTGGTTCCCTTGAGAAAGCTTCCTACAGTTCCAAGCACGATCGCCATGACCAGGACGAAAACCGCGAGGGTCCTGTTCTGCCTTTTCAAATACGCCAGAGCACCCTCTTTGATCGCTGCGTGGATCTGCCTCATCCTCTCGTTACCCGTGTCTTTTTTGAGCACGTAGAACATCAATGAGACTGCTAAGACCATCGAGCCTGCCCCTGCCAGCAAACTCAGCACGAACCTGCCCACAACCTCACCCCCTCAAAGCACCACGATGTTTGGCCCCTGGAGATTGAAACTCTTCAGAACGTTCTTCGTATCGAAGATCAATGAACAGTTTTCCACCAGAATTCTGTAATCGATGCGTTTTCTGTGTGCGGTCGTTATGACGGCTATGTCGGCCCATCGTGCCAGGTCCGCCGTCAGTGGTACTGTGTTCCTTTCTGAACCTTTCCATTTGAAAGATTTTACGTAGGGGTCCACCACCACAACCTCAGCCTGTTCTTCTTCCAGAAGCTTGAGAACTTTGAGGGCGGGAGATTCTCTCACATCGTCCACATCGCCCTTGTACGCTATCCCGACGAGCAAAACGTGTGCACCGTTCAGACACTTCTTCCTCTGGTTCAGCAACTTCATGATCCTGTTCACGACGTACGAGGGCATCGAGTCGTTTATCTCACCTGCAAGTTCGATGAGCCTGGTGTGGTAATCGTACTGCCTCGCTTTGTAAGTGAGATAGAACGGATCTATCGGGATGCAATGACCCCCAACGCCTGGACCGGGATAGAAAGGCATGAACCCGAAAGGTTTCGTCGAGGCTGCCTCTATGACCTCCCATATGTTTATCCCCATCTTCTCCGCGATGATCGCCATCTCGTTGGCCAGAGCGATGTTGACGATTCTGAACGTGTTTTCAAGTATTTTTGTCATCTCCGCGGCCTTCGCCGAGGAGACCACAAAAACCGGTGCATCGAGCACGCTCTCGTAGAGCAACTTAGCGAGTTCTGCAGATTTCTTCCCCACCCCGCCCACAACCTTGGGTGTGTTCTTGGTTTTGTAAAGCAAGTTTCCTGGATCGACCCTCTCCGGGCTGAAGGCCAGATAGAAGTCCTCTTCGCATTTCAAGCCACTCGATTCCAAGATCGGCTTGACGACTTCCTCGGTGGTGCCAGGATAGGTTGTCGATTCGAGAACCACGAGCATTTCTCTGTGCAACCTCGATGCGATCTCTTTCGATGTGTTCACGACGTAAGTGAGGTCGGGCTGTTTGAATTCGTCGAGGGGTGTTGGAACACAGATGGCGACCACGTCGCACTGGGCAAGCTCATCGTAATCGTTGGTCGCACGCAGTTTGCCCTCCTTCACGAGCCTTTCCAGATCCTCAGGCACCACATCACCGATGTAGTTTTCTCCACGGTTCACCTTATCCACACGTTCCTTCTGAATGTCGAACCCTATGACCGTGTAACCCGCCTTCGCCTTCTCCACCGCGAGTGGAAGGCCCACGTAACCCAGACCTATCACACCCACAACTGCAGTCTTGTTGATGATTCTGTCCCTCAGCATGCACATTCCCCCTCAAAATAATCCCTGATACACTCTACGACGTATTCGACCTCTTCTTCGCGAAGTTCCGGGAACATCGGCAGGGCGAGAACTTCTGCACAGGCTCTGTCCGTTTTCTCGAGCTTGACGGCCGGCAGATGTGAAAAACACCGCTGTCTGTGAAGACCGAGTGGATAGTAAATCGCCGTCTCCACTCCATGCGATTCGAGATAGGACTTCAACCTGTCCCTGTGCCCATTCTTCACCCTTATCACGTACTGGTGAAAAACGCATTCGAAATCTTTGCCCACGGGAGGACACACGATGCGGTCTGTCAAGCCGTGTCTTTCAAAAAGTTCGTTGTACAGCCTGGCGAGTTCTATTCTGCGCCTGTGGTACTCGTCCAGCCTTCTGAGCTTCACACGCAGTATCGCGGCCTGCACTTCATCGAGCCTGCTGTTGATCCCTTCGATTTCGTGGAAGTACTTCACCCTGGCGCCATGGACCCTGAAGATCCTGCAGAATTCTGCCAGATC includes:
- a CDS encoding nucleotide sugar dehydrogenase codes for the protein MLRDRIINKTAVVGVIGLGYVGLPLAVEKAKAGYTVIGFDIQKERVDKVNRGENYIGDVVPEDLERLVKEGKLRATNDYDELAQCDVVAICVPTPLDEFKQPDLTYVVNTSKEIASRLHREMLVVLESTTYPGTTEEVVKPILESSGLKCEEDFYLAFSPERVDPGNLLYKTKNTPKVVGGVGKKSAELAKLLYESVLDAPVFVVSSAKAAEMTKILENTFRIVNIALANEMAIIAEKMGINIWEVIEAASTKPFGFMPFYPGPGVGGHCIPIDPFYLTYKARQYDYHTRLIELAGEINDSMPSYVVNRIMKLLNQRKKCLNGAHVLLVGIAYKGDVDDVRESPALKVLKLLEEEQAEVVVVDPYVKSFKWKGSERNTVPLTADLARWADIAVITTAHRKRIDYRILVENCSLIFDTKNVLKSFNLQGPNIVVL